The following coding sequences are from one Anas acuta chromosome 15, bAnaAcu1.1, whole genome shotgun sequence window:
- the NAGPA gene encoding N-acetylglucosamine-1-phosphodiester alpha-N-acetylglucosaminidase has product MAAGAGAEIGTGAGAAGGDRGRRRALGRALAAAALAALGWLQAALGHGAAPGPRLLQPYPAGRHGPRHPHRAVRDCQPLRHGNATHEAWPADSSSQLPVATTRPFVSYVPPEGDDRRVVYGHFTFVRNPRRTFSVLEPGGEGGCQARRRAPVEETARLGGCLVAQNGGYFDMETGECLGNVVSDGRLVRNAHGLQNAQFGIRKDGTMVFGYLSEEDVLDQANPFIQLVSGVVWLLRDGEVYVGQSQKAECDETQTTGTFEKFINVISARTAVGHNSQGQLVLVHVDGQTETRGLNLWEMADFLKQQGIINAINLDGGGSATLVLNGTLASYPSEHCSFDNMWRCPRSISTIMCIHEPTCEPPDCSGHGDCVQGECRCNGDFWRGPACDTLDCGPSNCSLHGTCTASGCLCDAGWVGSNCSEACASGFYGDACTQKCQCQNGGSCEPVHGACSCPAGYYGTSCEHVCPMGWYGPNCQQLCACEHACPCDRETGSCNITYDLEVQDQLNKAGQCLASQNKEKSKEKFSLSERTWISLTSVLALLLVISTVGNIGFFLKARSERQRESDDYLYHPLMEMNGEASHTSTSAACETEDTQE; this is encoded by the exons atggcggccggggccggggctgagatcgggaccggggccggggctgcgggcggggaccgcgggcggcggcgggcgctggGCCGGgcgctggcggcggcggcgctggcggcgctgggctggctgcaggcgGCGCTCGGCCACGG ggctgcccccggcccccgcctgCTGCAGCCGTACCCAGCCGGGCGGCACGGCCCCCGCCACCCGCACCGCGCGGTCCGGGACTGCCAGCCCCTGCGGCACGGCAACGCCACGCACGAGGCATGGCCCGcggacagcagcagccagctccccgTGGCCACCACCAGGCCCTTCGTCTCCTACGTGCCCCCGGAGGGCGACGATCGCCGGGTGGTGTACGGGCACTTCACCTTCGTCAGGAACCCCCGCAGGACCTTCTCGGTGCTGGAGCCCGGTGGAGAAGGGGGCTGCCAGGCTCGCCGCAGAGCCCCCGTGGAGGAGACGGCGAGGCTGGGCGGCTGCCTGGTGGCCCAGAACGGCGGCTACTTCGACATGGAGACGGGCGAGTGCCTGGGGAACGTGGTGAGCGACGGCAGGCTGGTGAGGAATGCCCACGGCCTGCAGAACGCCCAGTTCGGCATCCGCAAGGACGGCACCATGGTGTTCGG TTACCTGTCCGAGGAAGATGTTCTGGACCAAGCAAACCCTTTTATTCAGCTTGTGAGTGGAGTGGTTTGGCTCCTGAGAGACGGGGAAGTGTACGTCGGTCAGAGTCAGAAGGCTGAGTGTGATGAAACTCAGACCACAG GAACCTTCGAGAAGTTCATCAATGTGATATCAGCCAGGACTGCGGTTGGACATAACAGTCAAGGGCAGCTGGTCTTGGTTCACGTGGATGGACAGACGGAAACCAGAGG GCTCAACCTCTGGGAAATGGCTGACTTCCTGAAGCAGCAGGGAATCATCAATGCGATCAACCTGGATGGTGGAGGGTCTGCAACGCTAGTCCTAAATGGGACCCTCGCAAGCTACCCGTCGGAGCACTG CTCCTTTGACAACATGTGGCGCTGCCCTCGGAGCATCTCAACCATCATGTGCATCCACGAGCCCACCTGCGAGCCCCCGGACTGCAGCGGTCATGGGGACTGTGTGCAGGGGGAGTGCCGCTGCAATGGGGACTTCTGGAGAGGCCCAGCCTGTGACACGTTGGACTGCGGCCCTTCCAACTGCAGCCTGCACGGCACCTGCACGGCCT CTGGATGCCTGTGTGATGCTGGCTGGGTTGGCAGCAACTGCAGTGAAG CTTGTGCAAGTGGTTTCTACGGGGATGCTTGCACCCAGAAGTGCCAGTGCCAGAACGGTGGCTCGTGTGAGCCCGTGCACggagcctgctcctgcccagctgggtacTATGGCACCAGCTGTGAGCACG TATGCCCCATGGGCTGGTATGGGCCCAactgccagcagctctgtgcctgtGAACACGCCTGTCCCTGCGACCGAGAGACGGGCAGCTGTAACATCACCTATGACTTGGAAGTACAGGACCAGCTAAACAAAG ctgggcAGTGTTTGGCTTCCCAGAATaaggaaaagagcaaagaaaaattctCTCTGTCAGA AAGAACCTGGATCTCCCTGACCTCTGTCTTGGCTCTGCTTCTTGTGATTAGCACTGTGGGAAACATAGGCTTCTTTCTCAAGGCCAGATCAGAGAGGCAACGTGAAAGTGATGATTATCTCTATCACCCCCTGATGGAGATGAATGGAGAAGCCAGTCATACCTCCACATCTGCTGCCTGTGAGACAGAAGATACTCAGGAATAA